From a single Bradyrhizobium sediminis genomic region:
- a CDS encoding GlsB/YeaQ/YmgE family stress response membrane protein encodes MQISNEGILVILFVGLVAGWLAGKIVRGTGFGIIGDILVGIAGALVASLLFPKLGIHIGSGLVSEIIYSAIGAVLLLLVVRLVRTGGRL; translated from the coding sequence ATGCAGATTTCCAACGAAGGCATTCTCGTCATCTTGTTCGTCGGCCTGGTGGCGGGCTGGCTGGCCGGCAAGATCGTGCGCGGCACCGGCTTCGGTATCATCGGCGATATCCTGGTCGGCATTGCCGGCGCGCTGGTCGCCAGTCTGCTGTTTCCGAAACTCGGCATCCATATCGGCAGCGGCTTGGTTTCGGAGATTATCTATTCGGCGATCGGCGCCGTGCTGCTGCTGCTGGTGGTGCGGCTGGTCCGGACCGGCGGCCGGCTGTAG
- a CDS encoding LysR substrate-binding domain-containing protein, translating to MSEIHLSASDGPLRAIPPLSALLAFERAATQLSFRRAARDLALSPSAISHQIRGLEELFGVKLFVRGARSVRLTAEGERYLAKVSPALAALQDAGREMRRHRRDAGGELWISSLPFFTSTVLIPALGDFKRRNPTLTLRIEATHQYADFNASRVDVAIRYGREHSAGLKFEPLIEVRGLPVCAPTLVKGGLRRPEDLSREVLIHLTTQPRTWAAWLEQAGIPELAPRGHLWLDSVPAMLEAAEQGLGVTLAMAPLIRARPGFGKKLVAPFDAAAVSSMETIYLVSRTEQARDRRIAALRRWIVDAVSRASR from the coding sequence ATGAGCGAAATTCATCTGTCTGCGAGCGACGGGCCGCTGCGGGCGATCCCGCCGCTCTCCGCGCTGCTGGCGTTCGAGCGCGCCGCCACGCAATTGAGTTTCCGCCGCGCCGCGCGCGATCTCGCGCTCAGCCCGTCCGCGATCAGCCATCAAATCCGCGGGCTGGAGGAACTGTTCGGCGTCAAACTGTTCGTGCGCGGCGCGCGTTCGGTGCGGCTGACCGCGGAGGGCGAGCGCTATCTGGCGAAAGTCTCGCCAGCGCTGGCGGCGCTGCAGGACGCCGGCCGCGAGATGCGGCGGCACCGGCGCGACGCCGGCGGCGAACTCTGGATCAGCTCGTTGCCGTTCTTCACCTCTACGGTGCTGATTCCGGCGCTGGGCGATTTCAAGCGGCGCAATCCGACCCTGACGCTGCGGATCGAGGCCACCCATCAATATGCCGACTTCAACGCCTCCCGCGTCGACGTCGCGATCCGCTACGGGCGCGAGCACTCGGCCGGCCTGAAATTCGAACCGCTGATCGAGGTCAGGGGTTTGCCGGTCTGCGCGCCGACCCTGGTCAAGGGCGGGCTGCGCCGCCCCGAAGACCTGTCCCGGGAGGTGTTGATCCATCTGACGACGCAGCCGCGCACCTGGGCGGCGTGGCTCGAGCAGGCCGGGATTCCGGAGCTCGCCCCGCGCGGACATCTCTGGCTCGACAGCGTGCCCGCGATGCTGGAGGCCGCCGAGCAAGGGCTCGGCGTCACTCTCGCGATGGCGCCGCTGATCAGGGCGCGGCCGGGATTCGGCAAGAAACTGGTCGCGCCGTTCGATGCCGCGGCGGTCAGTTCGATGGAGACGATTTATCTCGTTTCGCGCACCGAACAGGCGCGCGACCGCCGGATTGCCGCGCTGCGGCGATGGATCGTGGATGCCGTCAGCCGCGCCAGCCGGTAG
- a CDS encoding acyl-CoA thioesterase domain-containing protein — protein sequence MAIFEPLSAPNHWQPSALAAGPFAGLQGGAVASLLTAEVEALAAERKWGAAVSVTAWFLRPTPMTSLRTRLSVLTEGGRVSVVDNTLWPDDDAQPCATVRVTLSRERAVELPGFVDAAGEAADPLRFPVRSRRAAHGGPWFMDAMEARAGDGVAWFRLNHGIIDGAGPLSSVLGPADWTHGIARPLENVVADPNPNLTVQLFRQPLGEWVGVRAQTRWRPAAGLGIGSGALLDVHGEIGRVSMAVVLVPFPKPAAAS from the coding sequence ATGGCGATTTTCGAACCATTGAGCGCTCCCAATCATTGGCAGCCGTCGGCGCTGGCCGCAGGTCCCTTCGCGGGGCTGCAGGGCGGCGCGGTCGCTAGCCTGCTGACCGCCGAAGTCGAGGCGCTCGCCGCGGAGCGAAAATGGGGCGCTGCCGTCAGCGTGACCGCGTGGTTCCTGCGGCCGACGCCGATGACGAGTTTGCGGACGCGGCTTTCCGTGCTGACCGAGGGCGGTCGTGTCAGCGTGGTCGACAACACGCTGTGGCCCGACGATGACGCGCAGCCCTGCGCCACCGTGCGGGTGACGCTGTCGCGCGAACGCGCGGTCGAGCTGCCGGGATTTGTCGACGCCGCCGGCGAGGCTGCCGATCCCTTGCGGTTTCCGGTCCGCAGCCGGCGGGCTGCCCATGGCGGTCCCTGGTTCATGGACGCGATGGAGGCGCGCGCCGGCGACGGCGTCGCCTGGTTCCGCCTCAATCACGGGATCATCGACGGCGCCGGGCCGTTGTCTTCCGTGCTCGGTCCGGCGGACTGGACCCACGGCATCGCGCGGCCGCTGGAGAATGTCGTGGCCGATCCCAACCCGAACCTGACGGTGCAGCTGTTCAGGCAGCCGTTGGGGGAATGGGTCGGCGTCCGCGCGCAAACCCGCTGGCGGCCGGCTGCCGGGCTCGGCATCGGCAGCGGCGCGCTGCTCGATGTCCATGGCGAGATCGGCCGGGTCTCGATGGCGGTGGTGCTGGTTCCCTTTCCGAAGCCGGCGGCGGCAAGCTAG
- a CDS encoding type I secretion system permease/ATPase: MAAAPGVRRSELGDALRACRSAFLGVGAMSCMINLLYLTGSIFMLEVYDRVLPSRSIPTLVALVILAGGLYIAQGILDLIRGRILVRIGTSLDEALNARVFETVVRLPLMVGGRNEGLQPLRDLDNVRSFLSGMGPGAFFDLPWLPFYLAICFAFHVLIGVTALAGAIVLVTLTIITEYMSRAPAREAMGLAARRNDLAATSRRNAEVLVAMGMSGRLTRRWSEANERYLAGNQRASDVAGGLGAIAKVMRMTLQSAVLAVGAYLVINQEATAGVIIAGSILSARALAPVDLAIAHWKGFVAARQSWHRLNRMLESLPAQTAPTQLQTPSKRLSVEAVSIVPPGDQKIIVQDVTFALEAGNGLGVIGPSGSGKSSLVRALVGVWHPLRGKVRLDGAALDQWSSDVLGRHVGYLPQDVELFAGTVAQNICRFDPDATSEGIIAAAKEAGVHDMIIKMREGYDTQIGEQGTALSAGQAQRVALARALYGNPFLIVLDEPNSNLDTEGDEALTRAVRGARERGAIVVVVAHRPIGIEAVDMLLVLKDGRMQAFGPKETVLGQVLQQRVAPPSPIKIVSEGGVAKS; encoded by the coding sequence ATGGCAGCCGCTCCCGGTGTCCGGCGTTCCGAACTCGGTGATGCGCTGCGCGCCTGCCGCAGCGCGTTTCTTGGCGTCGGCGCCATGAGCTGCATGATCAATCTTCTGTACCTGACCGGCTCGATCTTCATGCTGGAGGTCTACGACCGGGTGCTGCCGAGCCGCAGCATCCCGACGCTGGTCGCTCTGGTCATCCTCGCCGGCGGCCTGTACATCGCCCAGGGCATTCTCGACCTGATCCGCGGCCGCATCCTGGTCCGCATCGGCACCTCGCTCGACGAGGCCCTCAATGCCCGCGTGTTCGAAACCGTGGTGCGCCTGCCGCTGATGGTGGGCGGGCGCAACGAAGGCCTGCAGCCGCTGCGCGATCTCGACAATGTCCGCTCGTTCCTGTCCGGCATGGGGCCGGGCGCGTTCTTCGACCTGCCGTGGCTGCCGTTCTATCTGGCGATCTGCTTTGCCTTCCACGTCCTGATCGGCGTGACCGCGCTGGCCGGCGCCATCGTCCTGGTCACGCTGACCATCATCACCGAATACATGTCGCGCGCGCCGGCGCGCGAGGCCATGGGGCTTGCCGCGCGCCGCAACGATCTGGCTGCCACCAGCCGGCGCAATGCCGAAGTGCTGGTCGCGATGGGAATGTCCGGGCGTCTGACCAGGCGCTGGAGCGAGGCCAACGAAAGATATCTGGCGGGCAATCAGCGCGCCAGCGACGTCGCCGGCGGTCTCGGCGCCATTGCCAAGGTCATGCGCATGACGCTGCAGTCCGCGGTGCTCGCGGTCGGCGCCTATCTCGTGATCAATCAGGAGGCCACCGCCGGCGTCATCATCGCCGGCTCGATCCTGAGTGCGCGGGCGCTGGCGCCGGTCGATCTCGCCATCGCGCACTGGAAGGGCTTCGTCGCCGCGCGCCAGAGCTGGCACCGCCTCAACCGCATGCTGGAATCATTGCCGGCGCAGACGGCGCCGACGCAGCTGCAGACCCCGTCGAAGCGGCTGTCGGTCGAGGCCGTCAGCATCGTGCCGCCGGGCGATCAGAAGATCATCGTCCAGGACGTGACGTTCGCGCTGGAGGCCGGCAACGGCCTCGGCGTGATCGGGCCGAGCGGATCGGGCAAGTCGTCGCTGGTGCGCGCGCTGGTCGGCGTCTGGCATCCGCTGCGCGGCAAGGTGCGGCTCGACGGGGCGGCGCTGGACCAGTGGTCGAGCGACGTGCTCGGCCGCCACGTCGGTTATCTGCCGCAGGATGTCGAGCTGTTCGCAGGCACGGTCGCGCAGAATATCTGCCGGTTCGATCCGGACGCCACCTCGGAGGGGATCATCGCCGCCGCCAAGGAGGCGGGGGTCCACGACATGATCATCAAGATGCGCGAAGGCTACGACACCCAGATCGGCGAGCAGGGCACCGCACTGTCGGCCGGCCAGGCGCAGCGCGTGGCGCTGGCGCGGGCGCTGTACGGCAATCCGTTCCTGATCGTGCTGGATGAGCCGAACTCCAATCTCGATACCGAAGGCGACGAGGCGCTGACGCGCGCGGTGCGCGGCGCGCGCGAGCGCGGCGCCATCGTGGTGGTGGTGGCGCACCGGCCGATCGGGATCGAGGCGGTCGACATGCTGCTGGTGCTGAAGGACGGCCGCATGCAGGCCTTCGGGCCGAAGGAAACCGTGCTGGGGCAGGTGCTGCAGCAGCGGGTCGCGCCGCCTTCGCCGATCAAGATCGTGTCCGAGGGAGGCGTAGCCAAGTCATGA
- a CDS encoding ABC transporter ATP-binding protein encodes MSNLVEIRGLNVRFSGERTVHAVNDLSLSLGEGEVLGLLGESGSGKSVTLRAVMRLLPKKRTQISGSVQVLGRDVLALDDEQLSAFRGQTVSMIFQEPALALDPVYTIGRQIAETVMRHEGKSQADAMARALEMLEVVRIPSAKRRLDAYPHEMSGGMRQRAMIALALACKPKILLADEPTTALDATVQIQILLLLRELQREFGMSVIFVTHDIGVAIEICDRVAVMYAGQVVEQGSLRQIVRTPIHPYARGLLASTVHGAKRGQRLETIPGTPPSLDKAPVNCSFAPRCGFAQARCVEQLPPNVQIGPDRIARCILAERTEAAIAT; translated from the coding sequence ATGAGCAATCTCGTCGAAATCCGTGGCCTCAATGTTCGCTTCAGCGGCGAGCGCACCGTGCATGCCGTCAACGATCTCAGCCTCTCGCTCGGCGAGGGCGAGGTGCTCGGCCTGCTCGGCGAGTCCGGTTCGGGCAAGAGCGTGACCCTGCGCGCGGTGATGCGGCTATTGCCGAAGAAGCGGACGCAGATTTCGGGCAGCGTGCAGGTGCTCGGGCGCGATGTGCTGGCGCTCGACGACGAGCAGCTGTCGGCATTTCGCGGCCAGACCGTCTCGATGATCTTCCAGGAGCCGGCGCTGGCGCTCGATCCGGTCTACACCATCGGCCGGCAGATCGCGGAAACCGTGATGCGTCACGAGGGCAAGAGCCAGGCCGACGCCATGGCGCGTGCGCTCGAAATGCTGGAAGTAGTGCGCATTCCCTCGGCCAAGCGCCGGCTCGATGCCTATCCGCACGAGATGAGTGGCGGCATGCGGCAGCGCGCGATGATCGCGCTGGCGCTGGCCTGCAAGCCGAAGATCCTGCTGGCGGACGAGCCGACTACCGCGCTCGACGCCACCGTGCAGATCCAGATCCTGCTCTTGCTGCGCGAACTGCAGCGCGAGTTCGGCATGTCCGTCATTTTCGTGACCCATGATATCGGCGTCGCGATCGAAATCTGCGACCGGGTCGCCGTGATGTATGCCGGCCAGGTCGTCGAGCAGGGCAGCTTGCGCCAGATCGTGCGCACGCCGATTCATCCCTATGCGCGCGGGCTGCTGGCTTCCACCGTGCACGGCGCCAAGCGCGGCCAGCGGCTGGAAACCATCCCGGGTACGCCGCCTTCGCTGGACAAGGCGCCAGTCAATTGCTCATTCGCGCCGCGCTGCGGTTTCGCGCAGGCCCGCTGCGTCGAGCAACTGCCGCCCAACGTGCAGATCGGGCCGGACCGGATTGCGCGATGTATTCTGGCTGAACGTACCGAGGCCGCGATCGCGACCTGA